One window from the genome of Bdellovibrio sp. NC01 encodes:
- a CDS encoding LysR family transcriptional regulator produces the protein MDMNLLHLQYFYVVAQERGFTNASKRLRIQQPAISRMVKLLEDDLGFKLFEKVGRHVQVTKQGMEVFEYCQRIFGTVEELQQSLGRISGESKGPLLVAAAEPIATHYLPALIKDLLVQSPLVHPQIFSGPASMLFTQIKNGEIELGMFFHTPDIPDELTLFKTKDIRFHVVIRKDLRRKKEVLETFIGSREIDDTSTRRFPTLEKLRQDWPNAKIKISSNNITAHRQMVLEGLGVAVLPDFIVGQDIKEGLLSDIYPHEHLSFKMKFIKRKTATLSSAAMALTK, from the coding sequence ATGGATATGAATCTTCTGCATTTGCAATACTTTTATGTGGTAGCTCAAGAGCGTGGTTTTACCAATGCTTCAAAGCGTTTACGCATTCAGCAACCGGCAATCAGTCGTATGGTGAAGCTGCTAGAAGATGATCTTGGCTTTAAGCTTTTTGAAAAAGTGGGCCGCCATGTACAGGTTACCAAACAGGGCATGGAAGTTTTTGAGTATTGCCAACGGATCTTTGGCACCGTTGAGGAATTGCAGCAGTCATTGGGACGCATTTCAGGTGAAAGCAAAGGGCCTTTGCTTGTCGCGGCCGCAGAGCCAATCGCGACCCATTATTTACCGGCCCTGATTAAAGATCTCTTAGTACAGTCCCCGCTTGTGCATCCTCAGATTTTTTCGGGTCCCGCTTCGATGCTGTTTACGCAAATTAAAAATGGCGAAATCGAGCTAGGTATGTTCTTTCATACTCCTGATATTCCGGATGAGCTGACGCTCTTTAAAACTAAAGACATTCGCTTTCATGTCGTGATCCGCAAGGATTTACGCCGTAAGAAAGAGGTTTTAGAAACGTTCATCGGTTCACGCGAGATCGACGACACCTCCACTCGCCGCTTTCCTACTCTTGAGAAGCTTCGCCAAGATTGGCCGAACGCGAAGATTAAAATATCCAGCAACAATATCACCGCGCACAGGCAAATGGTTTTAGAAGGCTTAGGTGTTGCCGTTCTGCCGGATTTTATTGTCGGCCAAGACATCAAAGAAGGCTTGCTGTCGGATATTTACCCGCACGAGCACTTAAGTTTTAAAATGAAATTCATCAAACGGAA
- a CDS encoding TIGR02147 family protein yields the protein MPKKPSVTEYLSVHHYLNDLYKYRKQTEPDFSYELWAQELDFKNRSFLRQIVTGRRGLTSDTAKQLAVRLNFQGIERQYFDLLVQYSRARSLEKQSLLGRELMSLLKSEHSQQEIEDYCEFVSATLYPKLQTLLSFKDVRKTPEHLAPLLRKSPEEITNALKILERINLATQEDDEEWKSVPKSFKVPEAIGDRNLLEYHALSLREAIEARSLPKEQRRYLSLILPLNQQDFAAFWEEFNKFKKDMIRKFDVEDLRDRQLFQMNLNIYAVSEEMVDSKIDPTPT from the coding sequence ATGCCAAAAAAACCCAGCGTCACCGAATATCTAAGTGTTCACCATTACCTGAATGATCTTTATAAGTATCGCAAACAAACAGAACCTGATTTTTCTTACGAACTGTGGGCACAAGAACTTGATTTCAAAAATCGTTCTTTTTTAAGACAGATTGTCACGGGTCGTCGCGGGCTGACCTCAGACACCGCAAAACAATTAGCTGTGCGACTGAATTTTCAAGGCATCGAACGCCAGTATTTTGACCTTCTTGTTCAATATTCCCGTGCGCGCTCCCTTGAAAAGCAAAGTTTGCTTGGACGAGAGCTTATGAGTCTTTTAAAGTCAGAGCATTCACAACAAGAAATCGAAGACTATTGCGAATTTGTTTCGGCGACTTTATATCCAAAGTTGCAGACGCTTTTAAGTTTTAAAGATGTCCGTAAAACACCAGAGCACTTGGCACCTCTTTTACGCAAGTCGCCTGAAGAGATTACGAACGCGTTGAAAATCTTAGAAAGAATCAATCTTGCCACGCAAGAAGATGACGAGGAATGGAAATCAGTCCCAAAATCCTTCAAGGTTCCTGAAGCCATTGGTGATAGAAATCTATTAGAGTATCATGCGCTGTCATTGCGAGAAGCGATAGAAGCAAGAAGTCTTCCTAAAGAACAGCGCCGCTACCTGAGCCTTATTTTGCCATTGAATCAACAAGACTTCGCGGCCTTTTGGGAAGAGTTTAATAAATTCAAAAAAGATATGATCCGAAAATTCGACGTCGAAGACCTGCGTGATCGTCAACTTTTTCAAATGAATTTGAATATCTATGCCGTCTCTGAAGAAATGGTGGATTCAAAAATTGACCCTACCCCGACTTGA